The Leifsonia williamsii genome includes a region encoding these proteins:
- a CDS encoding ROK family transcriptional regulator, which produces MNGTTAGTNLDTVRRHNLATVLGMVHRDGPLARSALTRATGLNRSTVGALVAELVQQGLVLEREPRVGNRVGRPSPEVVADGRVVAFAVNPEIDAVTVGVVGLDGTVHRRLRRPTGHVPSAREAVAMAAGMIDGLRQEPGRTSRVAGIGVAVPGLVREADGVVRLAPHLGWTDEPFAAELATATGLPALAANDARLGADAERLFGAGRGASDLVYLNGGASGIGAGVVVGGAPLTGVNGYAGELGHTLVNSSGVRCHCGAVGCLETEVSQQALLDVLGLASADAEELEAALTAAVASGDPRVIAEVDRQRGWLATALRTAANVFDPELIVLGGFLGVLHGLAPERLPELVAGQALAASAETLRIERSALGADILMIGAAEIAFRPLLAAPAG; this is translated from the coding sequence ATGAACGGCACGACGGCGGGCACCAACCTCGACACGGTGCGGCGGCACAACCTCGCTACCGTGCTCGGGATGGTGCACCGCGACGGGCCCCTCGCGCGGTCGGCGCTCACCCGCGCGACCGGGCTCAACCGCAGCACGGTCGGTGCGCTGGTCGCCGAGCTGGTGCAGCAGGGGCTCGTGCTGGAGCGGGAGCCGCGCGTCGGCAACCGGGTCGGCCGCCCCTCGCCGGAGGTCGTCGCCGACGGGCGGGTGGTGGCGTTCGCGGTGAACCCCGAGATCGACGCCGTCACCGTCGGCGTCGTCGGGCTCGACGGGACGGTGCACCGGAGGCTGCGACGACCGACCGGGCACGTTCCGTCGGCGCGTGAGGCGGTCGCCATGGCCGCCGGGATGATCGACGGGCTGCGGCAGGAGCCGGGGCGCACCTCCCGCGTGGCCGGCATCGGCGTCGCCGTGCCGGGCCTGGTGCGCGAGGCCGACGGCGTCGTGCGTCTCGCGCCGCACCTGGGCTGGACGGACGAGCCGTTCGCGGCCGAGCTGGCGACGGCGACCGGACTGCCCGCGCTGGCCGCCAACGACGCGCGCCTGGGCGCCGACGCCGAGCGGTTGTTCGGTGCCGGGCGCGGCGCCTCCGACCTCGTGTACCTCAACGGCGGCGCCTCTGGCATCGGCGCCGGTGTCGTCGTCGGGGGAGCGCCGCTCACCGGCGTCAACGGATACGCGGGCGAGCTGGGGCATACCCTCGTGAACTCCTCCGGCGTCCGCTGCCACTGCGGTGCTGTGGGATGTCTCGAGACGGAGGTCAGCCAGCAGGCGCTGCTCGACGTGCTGGGCCTCGCCTCGGCCGACGCGGAAGAGTTGGAGGCTGCGCTCACGGCCGCCGTCGCCTCCGGTGATCCCCGGGTGATCGCCGAGGTCGACCGGCAACGGGGCTGGCTGGCGACCGCGCTGCGCACCGCGGCGAACGTGTTCGACCCCGAGCTGATCGTGCTCGGCGGCTTCCTCGGTGTGCTGCACGGGCTGGCGCCGGAGCGGCTGCCCGAGCTCGTCGCCGGGCAGGCGCTCGCCGCGTCGGCCGAGACGCTGCGGATCGAGCGCTCGGCGCTCGGCGCCGACATCCTCATGATCGGGGCGGCGGAGATCGCCTTCCGTCCGCTGCTGGCCGCACCCGCGGGTTGA
- a CDS encoding LacI family DNA-binding transcriptional regulator, with product MSERTLPVPGRPTLEAIARAANVSLSTVSKVLNGRPGVSDATRRRVEELLLDSGYARRGGDLERGGIVELVVAELSTEWAVELIRGVERVTREAGLVLALSVLGDHLQPTAEWLPGVLSRKPVAVVLTFSDLSAEQRRQLRARNIPFVVLDPAGDPPPDAPAIGATNWAGGRSATRHLLELGHRRIAVISGPADLLCSRARSAGFHSAMAEAGVEVDPALVGSGGFSRSAGEREGRRLLALDEPPTAIVAGNDLQALGVLDAAYGLGLEVPADLSVVGFDDVAPAGWARPALTTVRQPLREMAEEAARLALRLRAGTADTTRLELATSLVVRESTAAPRAKVF from the coding sequence ATGTCCGAACGCACGCTACCGGTTCCCGGTCGCCCGACGCTGGAGGCGATCGCGCGCGCGGCGAACGTCTCGCTGTCGACGGTCTCCAAGGTGCTCAACGGCCGGCCCGGCGTGTCCGACGCGACGAGGCGGCGGGTGGAGGAGCTGCTCCTCGACTCCGGGTACGCCCGCCGCGGCGGCGACCTCGAGCGCGGCGGGATCGTCGAGCTGGTGGTCGCCGAGCTGAGCACCGAGTGGGCGGTCGAGCTGATCCGCGGGGTGGAGCGGGTGACGCGGGAGGCGGGGCTGGTACTGGCTCTCTCGGTCCTGGGTGACCACCTCCAGCCGACCGCCGAGTGGCTGCCGGGGGTGCTCTCGCGCAAGCCGGTCGCGGTGGTGCTCACCTTCTCCGACCTCTCGGCGGAGCAGCGGCGGCAGCTGCGGGCGCGCAACATCCCGTTCGTCGTGCTTGACCCGGCGGGGGACCCGCCGCCGGACGCACCGGCCATCGGCGCCACCAACTGGGCCGGGGGGAGGTCGGCTACGCGGCACCTGCTGGAACTGGGCCATCGCCGGATCGCCGTCATCTCAGGGCCTGCGGACCTACTGTGCTCGCGGGCGCGCTCGGCCGGCTTCCACTCGGCGATGGCGGAGGCGGGTGTGGAGGTCGACCCCGCCCTCGTGGGCTCCGGCGGGTTCAGCCGCTCGGCGGGCGAGCGCGAGGGGAGGCGGCTGCTGGCGCTCGACGAGCCGCCGACCGCGATCGTCGCCGGCAACGACCTCCAGGCGCTCGGGGTGCTCGATGCCGCCTACGGGCTCGGGCTGGAGGTGCCGGCCGACCTGTCGGTCGTCGGCTTCGACGACGTGGCGCCCGCCGGCTGGGCGCGTCCGGCCCTGACGACGGTGCGGCAGCCGTTGCGCGAGATGGCCGAGGAGGCGGCGCGGCTGGCCCTCCGGCTGCGGGCGGGGACGGCCGACACCACGCGCCTCGAACTCGCGACATCGCTGGTCGTGCGGGAGTCGACGGCGGCGCCGCGCGCGAAAGTTTTCTGA
- a CDS encoding Gfo/Idh/MocA family protein, with product MSDSPQLRVAMVGYGFMGAAHSQGWRVAPRFFDLGAEPVMQTIVGRDGSRVEAARQKFGWQHAETDWRRVIDDPAIDVIDICSPGSSHAEIAIAALDAGKHVLCEKPLANTVAGAEAMVAAAERAAARGVKAMVGFSYRRVPAIGFARRLVQEGRLGAIRQVRALYLQDWLVDENGPMTWRLDKDAAGSGSLGDIGAHAIDLVEHLTGSRLQSVSGTLATFVEERPLLGESVGLSGTASDRRGTVTVDDAAWFTARLEGGEASGAIGAFEATRYATGRKNALRIELSGSRGAIAFDLEAMNELQFYDATAPAGEQGFTRIIVTEPEHPYMANWWPTGHAIGYEHAFSHQIKDFVDAITGGGDPEPSFADGLHVQRVLAAVERSAAAGSAWTTTD from the coding sequence ATGTCCGATTCGCCGCAGCTGCGGGTCGCGATGGTCGGCTACGGGTTCATGGGCGCCGCCCACTCGCAGGGCTGGCGCGTCGCTCCGCGGTTCTTCGACCTGGGCGCGGAGCCCGTCATGCAGACGATCGTCGGCCGCGACGGCTCCCGGGTGGAGGCCGCCCGCCAGAAGTTCGGCTGGCAGCACGCGGAGACCGACTGGCGCCGCGTGATCGACGACCCCGCCATCGACGTGATCGACATCTGCTCCCCGGGCTCCTCGCACGCCGAGATCGCGATCGCCGCCCTCGACGCGGGCAAGCACGTGCTGTGCGAGAAGCCCCTGGCCAACACGGTCGCGGGGGCGGAGGCGATGGTGGCCGCGGCCGAGCGCGCCGCCGCCCGCGGGGTGAAGGCGATGGTCGGCTTCAGCTACCGCCGCGTGCCCGCGATCGGCTTCGCGCGGCGGCTGGTGCAGGAGGGCAGGCTCGGCGCGATCCGCCAGGTGCGCGCGCTGTACCTCCAGGACTGGCTCGTCGACGAGAACGGCCCGATGACCTGGCGGCTCGACAAGGACGCCGCAGGGTCCGGCTCGCTGGGCGACATCGGCGCCCACGCGATCGACCTGGTCGAGCACCTCACCGGGTCGCGGCTGCAGAGCGTGTCGGGCACCCTGGCGACCTTCGTGGAGGAGCGGCCGCTGCTGGGCGAGTCGGTCGGGCTCTCCGGCACCGCCTCCGACCGCCGCGGCACGGTCACCGTGGACGACGCCGCCTGGTTCACCGCGCGGCTGGAGGGCGGAGAGGCGTCCGGCGCGATCGGCGCCTTCGAGGCCACCCGGTACGCGACGGGACGCAAGAACGCCCTGCGGATCGAGCTGAGCGGCTCCCGCGGCGCCATCGCCTTCGACCTGGAGGCGATGAACGAGCTGCAGTTCTACGACGCGACGGCGCCGGCGGGGGAGCAGGGCTTCACCCGGATCATCGTGACCGAGCCCGAGCATCCCTACATGGCCAACTGGTGGCCGACCGGGCACGCGATCGGCTACGAGCACGCGTTCAGCCACCAGATCAAGGACTTCGTCGACGCCATCACCGGCGGAGGCGACCCCGAGCCGTCGTTCGCCGACGGCCTGCACGTGCAGCGCGTGCTCGCAGCGGTCGAGCGCAGCGCCGCCGCCGGCAGCGCCTGGACCACGACCGACTGA
- a CDS encoding class I SAM-dependent methyltransferase has protein sequence MSEKPTADEARAEIRRRFDDRAPTYDESPMHRGLADAVADFIVRELPRGDDGLPQPLEVLDVATGTGLVLRAMHARGVRGRMIGVDLAPRMVEEARTHLPDAEFYTADAARLPVSDASVDLVTCVTGLQLFPDAAAAIAEFRRVLRPGGRVVTGSFVAFEAGRHRAAPPPAMLHHEPFRSVEALNDTFAAVGLRVGRHEEWTDGAEVLLIAELWPVATPER, from the coding sequence GTGTCAGAGAAGCCCACCGCCGACGAGGCCCGTGCCGAGATCCGTCGCCGCTTCGACGACCGGGCGCCGACGTACGACGAGAGCCCGATGCACCGCGGGCTCGCCGACGCCGTCGCCGACTTCATCGTGCGCGAGCTGCCGCGCGGCGACGACGGCCTCCCGCAGCCTCTGGAGGTGCTCGACGTCGCGACGGGAACAGGGCTCGTCCTGCGTGCCATGCACGCCCGCGGGGTCCGCGGTCGCATGATCGGCGTCGACCTCGCTCCGCGGATGGTGGAGGAGGCGCGCACGCACCTGCCCGACGCCGAGTTCTACACGGCAGACGCAGCGCGCCTCCCGGTCTCCGACGCGTCGGTCGACCTCGTCACGTGCGTGACGGGCCTCCAGCTGTTCCCCGACGCCGCCGCGGCGATCGCCGAGTTCCGGCGCGTGTTGCGGCCAGGCGGGCGGGTGGTCACGGGGTCGTTCGTGGCGTTCGAGGCCGGGCGGCACCGCGCCGCGCCTCCGCCCGCGATGCTGCACCACGAGCCGTTCCGGAGCGTGGAGGCGCTGAACGACACCTTCGCCGCGGTCGGGCTGCGGGTCGGGCGGCACGAGGAGTGGACGGACGGCGCGGAGGTGCTGCTGATCGCCGAGCTGTGGCCGGTGGCGACTCCGGAGCGTTGA
- a CDS encoding LacI family DNA-binding transcriptional regulator yields the protein MGRRPTINDVALAAGVSVATVSKAVNGRYGVAVETVERVLQVVQELGYESSLVASSMRARQTGVIGVLVADFEPFSAEILKGVGAALHESRYDLLAYSGSRQLSPEGWERRSLSRLSGTLIDGVIMVTPTVVNVSAEVPIVAIDPHTGPADLPTVESDSFGGAKLATEHLLSLGHRRIAFVAGRPDLRSSSLRDAGYRRALAEAGIPFDPSLVAVGRYEQDTVREAAHRLLIRSDRPTAVFAANDLSAIAVIEVATELGLDVPGELSVVGFDDVPEATQSTPPLTTVRQPMQRLGSAAAELVVSLLNGGTPEKTHLRLPTRLVRRGTTAPPAVPPSV from the coding sequence ATGGGACGGCGGCCGACGATCAACGATGTGGCGCTCGCAGCGGGTGTCTCGGTCGCGACCGTGTCCAAAGCGGTCAACGGACGGTACGGCGTCGCGGTCGAGACGGTCGAGCGCGTGCTGCAGGTGGTGCAGGAGCTCGGCTACGAGTCGAGCCTCGTGGCGAGCAGCATGCGCGCCAGGCAGACAGGCGTCATCGGCGTGCTCGTGGCGGACTTCGAGCCGTTCAGCGCCGAGATCCTGAAGGGCGTCGGCGCGGCCCTGCACGAGTCGCGCTACGACCTCCTCGCCTACAGCGGCTCGCGGCAGCTCTCGCCGGAGGGGTGGGAGCGGCGCTCGCTGAGCCGGCTGAGCGGCACCCTGATCGACGGCGTCATCATGGTCACCCCGACGGTCGTGAACGTGTCGGCCGAGGTGCCGATCGTCGCGATCGACCCGCACACCGGGCCGGCCGACCTGCCGACGGTGGAGTCGGACAGCTTCGGCGGCGCCAAGCTCGCCACCGAGCACCTCCTCTCGCTCGGGCACCGGCGGATCGCGTTCGTCGCCGGCCGGCCCGACCTCCGTTCGTCCAGCCTGCGCGACGCCGGGTACCGGCGGGCGCTCGCCGAGGCGGGCATCCCGTTCGACCCGTCGCTGGTGGCGGTGGGGCGCTATGAGCAGGACACGGTGCGGGAGGCGGCACACCGCCTCCTGATCCGGTCCGACCGGCCGACCGCGGTGTTCGCGGCCAACGACCTCTCGGCGATCGCCGTGATCGAGGTCGCGACGGAGCTGGGGCTGGACGTGCCTGGCGAGCTGTCGGTGGTCGGCTTCGACGACGTGCCGGAGGCGACCCAGTCGACGCCGCCGCTCACGACCGTGCGGCAGCCGATGCAACGGCTGGGATCGGCGGCCGCGGAGCTGGTGGTCTCGCTGCTGAACGGCGGGACGCCCGAGAAGACGCACCTGCGCCTCCCGACCCGGCTGGTCCGCCGCGGGACGACGGCGCCGCCGGCCGTGCCTCCTTCCGTCTGA
- a CDS encoding acetylxylan esterase, which yields MPFTDLTLAELEAFRPEVAEPADFDAFWADTIAEAQAAGGEAVLTPADTPVNQLVVEDLTFPGFGGEPVRAWVSRPKGATGPLPTVVQFQGYNGSRGLAGEYVNWALAGYVHVFMDTRGQGGGWGSGGDTPDPHGSGPATSGFMTRGIDDPREHFYRRVFTDAVRLVDAVRDLAFVDADRVAVTGGSQGGGIALAAGALATGVAAVLPDVAFLCAYRRGAEVAMGGPFVELATYLSVHRDRIDRVFETLSYFDGVNFARRIHAPSLFSVALMDRIVPPSTTFAAYNHLAAEDRAIEVYPFNDHEGGSTAQWHKQAAWLAERFA from the coding sequence ATGCCCTTCACCGACCTCACCCTCGCCGAGCTGGAGGCGTTCCGCCCCGAGGTGGCGGAACCCGCGGACTTCGACGCCTTCTGGGCGGACACCATCGCCGAGGCGCAGGCGGCGGGCGGGGAGGCGGTGCTCACGCCGGCGGACACGCCCGTGAACCAGCTCGTCGTGGAGGACCTCACCTTCCCCGGTTTCGGCGGGGAGCCCGTGCGCGCCTGGGTCTCCCGGCCGAAAGGCGCGACGGGGCCGCTGCCGACGGTGGTCCAGTTCCAGGGCTACAACGGCAGCCGCGGCCTCGCGGGCGAGTACGTCAACTGGGCGCTGGCGGGGTACGTGCACGTGTTCATGGACACGCGGGGCCAGGGCGGAGGCTGGGGCTCCGGCGGCGACACCCCCGACCCGCATGGCTCGGGCCCCGCGACCTCCGGCTTCATGACCCGCGGCATCGACGACCCGCGCGAGCACTTCTACCGCCGCGTGTTCACCGACGCCGTGCGGCTGGTCGACGCCGTCCGCGATCTCGCGTTCGTCGACGCCGACCGCGTGGCGGTGACCGGGGGCAGCCAGGGCGGAGGCATCGCCCTCGCGGCCGGCGCGCTGGCGACGGGCGTGGCTGCTGTGCTGCCCGACGTCGCCTTCCTCTGCGCGTACCGGCGCGGAGCCGAGGTCGCGATGGGTGGTCCGTTCGTGGAGCTGGCGACCTACCTGTCGGTGCACCGCGACCGCATCGATCGCGTGTTCGAAACGCTGTCGTACTTCGACGGCGTGAACTTCGCCCGCCGCATCCACGCGCCGTCGCTGTTCTCCGTCGCCCTGATGGACCGGATCGTGCCGCCGTCGACCACGTTCGCCGCATACAACCACCTCGCCGCCGAGGACCGCGCCATCGAGGTCTACCCCTTCAACGACCACGAGGGCGGCTCGACCGCGCAGTGGCACAAGCAGGCGGCCTGGCTCGCGGAGCGCTTCGCCTGA
- a CDS encoding multidrug effflux MFS transporter: MTTVVHPGDSLSGRQRLAYILILGALTALGPFTIDTYLPALPTLQGDFDVSTAAIQLTLTATTIGFGVGQLLVGPWSDKIGRRTPLIAATAVHILSCLAAAVAPNVELLGVARALQGIGAAAGGVVAMAMVRDLFGGRPLVRMLSRLALVNGLAPVLAPVLGSWLLLVMPWRGIFVVLACYGAFVIICVSLWIVETLPKARRHDAGHSTVRQRYKNVLSDRVFVGIAIVGAANFTGLFSYLSSSSFIFQEIYKFNAQEYGLLFAVNSIGIIIGVQSASRLTKYVGPQWILACTTIVMLAASLTIVVLDQAHVGLWGVAIPLWFFICACGFGFPCVQVLALNGHGHEAGTAASLLGALNFGIAGIVSPIVGILGVGSAAPMGAVMAICALVSICSLWLVVRPRTVPALAH, from the coding sequence GTGACCACCGTCGTGCACCCCGGCGACTCGCTCTCCGGCCGCCAGCGCCTGGCTTACATCCTGATCCTCGGGGCACTGACCGCACTCGGGCCGTTCACGATCGACACCTACCTCCCGGCTCTGCCGACGCTGCAGGGGGACTTCGACGTCTCCACCGCGGCGATCCAGCTGACGCTCACCGCCACCACCATCGGGTTCGGCGTCGGCCAGCTGCTGGTCGGCCCGTGGTCGGACAAGATCGGCCGCCGCACGCCGCTGATCGCGGCGACGGCCGTCCACATCCTGTCCTGCCTCGCGGCCGCTGTCGCCCCCAATGTCGAGCTGCTCGGCGTCGCCCGCGCGCTGCAGGGCATCGGCGCCGCGGCCGGCGGTGTCGTCGCCATGGCGATGGTCCGTGATCTGTTCGGCGGGCGTCCGCTCGTCCGGATGCTCAGCCGGCTGGCGCTCGTCAACGGCCTCGCCCCGGTGCTCGCGCCCGTGCTCGGCTCCTGGCTGCTGCTCGTGATGCCGTGGCGCGGCATCTTCGTCGTACTCGCCTGCTACGGCGCGTTCGTGATCATCTGCGTCTCGCTCTGGATCGTGGAGACGCTGCCCAAGGCGCGCCGCCACGACGCCGGCCACTCCACGGTGCGGCAGCGCTACAAGAACGTGCTGTCGGACCGCGTCTTCGTCGGCATCGCCATCGTCGGCGCCGCGAACTTCACCGGGCTGTTCTCGTACCTCTCGTCGAGCTCGTTCATCTTCCAGGAGATCTACAAGTTCAACGCCCAGGAGTACGGCCTCCTCTTCGCCGTCAACTCCATCGGCATCATCATCGGCGTGCAGTCCGCCTCCCGCCTGACCAAGTACGTCGGGCCGCAGTGGATCCTGGCGTGCACGACCATCGTCATGCTCGCCGCGTCCCTGACGATCGTGGTGCTCGACCAGGCGCACGTCGGGCTCTGGGGCGTCGCGATCCCGCTGTGGTTCTTCATCTGCGCCTGCGGCTTCGGCTTCCCGTGCGTGCAGGTGCTCGCGCTCAACGGGCACGGCCACGAGGCGGGCACGGCGGCGAGCCTCCTCGGCGCCCTGAACTTCGGCATCGCGGGCATCGTGTCGCCGATCGTCGGCATCCTCGGCGTCGGCAGCGCGGCCCCGATGGGCGCGGTCATGGCCATCTGCGCGCTCGTCTCGATCTGCTCGCTGTGGCTCGTGGTGCGTCCGCGCACAGTGCCGGCGCTCGCGCACTGA
- a CDS encoding Gfo/Idh/MocA family protein: MGRPLNVGVVGVGVISTQYFAEFPKLPNLNLVAVADLDIERAASVAAEQSSDGRSVEALGVDALLEHPGVDVVLNLTIPKAHAEVALRALDAGKHVYGEKPLALTTAEARPILERASALGLRVGSAPDTVLGTGIQTARALLDEGRIGTPVAAAASWSAPGHELWHPAPAFYYQPGAGPLFDMGPYYLTSLVTFFGPVVRVSGATRRSARERTVGTGPLAGTAVPVGVETHVTALLEHASGVVSTVTMSFDVWATRVPLFEVYGTDGTIAVPDPNQFSLPVSVATAADREFREVPVAAGYVDAGRGYGLADMARGIETDRPHRASGELAFHVLEIMEAVLRAGAEHEVVTLTSTLERPEVVPLGARPESW, translated from the coding sequence GTGGGCCGCCCGCTGAACGTCGGCGTCGTCGGCGTCGGCGTCATCAGCACGCAGTACTTCGCCGAATTCCCGAAGCTGCCGAACCTGAACCTCGTCGCCGTGGCCGACCTCGACATCGAGCGTGCCGCCTCCGTCGCCGCCGAACAGAGCAGCGACGGCCGGAGCGTGGAGGCGCTCGGCGTCGACGCGCTGCTGGAGCACCCGGGCGTCGATGTCGTGCTGAACCTCACCATCCCGAAGGCGCACGCCGAGGTGGCCCTGCGGGCGCTCGACGCCGGCAAGCACGTGTACGGCGAGAAGCCGCTCGCGCTGACCACGGCCGAGGCCCGGCCGATCCTCGAGCGGGCCTCGGCGCTCGGCCTGCGCGTGGGCAGCGCGCCCGACACCGTGCTCGGCACGGGCATCCAGACCGCGCGGGCGCTGCTCGACGAGGGCCGCATCGGCACCCCGGTCGCCGCGGCGGCGTCGTGGAGCGCGCCGGGGCACGAGCTCTGGCACCCGGCCCCCGCGTTCTACTACCAGCCGGGCGCTGGTCCGCTCTTCGACATGGGGCCGTACTACCTGACGAGCCTCGTCACGTTCTTCGGGCCCGTCGTGCGGGTGTCGGGCGCGACCCGCCGCTCGGCGCGCGAGCGCACGGTCGGCACCGGCCCGCTCGCGGGCACGGCGGTGCCGGTGGGCGTGGAGACGCACGTCACCGCCCTGCTCGAGCACGCGTCCGGCGTGGTGTCGACCGTCACCATGTCGTTCGACGTCTGGGCCACGCGGGTGCCGCTCTTCGAGGTGTACGGGACCGACGGGACGATCGCGGTGCCCGACCCGAACCAGTTCTCGCTGCCGGTCTCGGTCGCGACCGCCGCCGACCGGGAGTTCCGGGAGGTGCCGGTCGCCGCGGGCTACGTCGACGCAGGGCGCGGGTACGGCCTGGCCGACATGGCGCGCGGCATCGAGACCGATCGACCGCATCGCGCCTCCGGCGAGCTGGCGTTCCACGTGCTGGAGATCATGGAGGCGGTGCTGCGGGCGGGCGCCGAGCACGAGGTCGTGACCCTGACCTCCACTCTCGAGCGGCCCGAGGTGGTGCCGCTGGGCGCGCGGCCCGAGAGCTGGTGA
- a CDS encoding phosphatase PAP2 family protein, whose product MSDTGHDIPKAAKVTHRWPVISASVAVVLVVGLGVIIAFRRTRAFGIDQEWMGEIVEHRSPLWLGPALFFNYAGGTLLGSVFVPLVIFLLLLAFRRPWGAVYFALASLISLGAVQLLKHTVGRARPTEILVHVDTGSFPSGHTANAATMVVVLGILFPRVWVWCVGGAWAVLMAVSRTYLGAHWLSDTLGGLLLGAAIAVIVWAPLAHRIALESAAPHPFFLARGRNAAATRR is encoded by the coding sequence ATGAGCGACACCGGACACGACATCCCGAAGGCGGCGAAGGTCACCCACCGGTGGCCCGTGATCTCTGCGTCGGTGGCGGTCGTGCTCGTTGTCGGGCTGGGCGTGATCATCGCGTTCCGGCGCACCCGCGCGTTCGGGATCGACCAGGAGTGGATGGGCGAGATCGTCGAGCACCGCTCGCCGCTCTGGCTCGGGCCGGCGCTGTTCTTCAACTACGCCGGAGGGACGCTGCTCGGGTCGGTGTTCGTGCCGCTCGTGATCTTCCTCCTGCTGCTGGCGTTCCGGAGGCCGTGGGGCGCCGTGTACTTCGCGCTCGCGAGCCTCATCTCGCTGGGCGCGGTGCAGCTGCTCAAGCACACGGTGGGGCGCGCGCGGCCCACGGAGATCCTGGTGCACGTCGACACCGGTTCATTCCCCTCGGGGCATACCGCGAACGCGGCGACGATGGTGGTCGTGCTCGGCATCCTCTTCCCGCGGGTGTGGGTGTGGTGCGTCGGCGGCGCATGGGCGGTGCTGATGGCGGTCAGCCGCACCTACCTCGGTGCGCACTGGCTGAGCGACACGCTCGGCGGGCTGCTGCTGGGAGCCGCGATCGCGGTGATCGTCTGGGCACCGCTCGCGCACCGGATCGCGCTGGAGAGCGCGGCTCCGCATCCGTTCTTCCTGGCAAGAGGGAGGAATGCGGCCGCGACCCGCCGGTGA
- a CDS encoding ThuA domain-containing protein: MTKQALVVRGGWDGHMPVETTNFFIPFLEENGFDVRVEEGTPVYADTAFMDTVDLIVQINTMNTIENDEFQGLQRAVLGGAGLAGWHGGIADSYRNNADYLHMIGGQFAHHAGKDPAERTGEQSDNYIPYTVHITEYGKTHPITAGIDDFDLVTEQYWVLSDEYNDVLATTTQEVRPWDAWHRPVTAPAIWTRQWGEGRIFVSAPGHRLEIVESQPVRTIIERGLLWAAR, translated from the coding sequence ATGACCAAGCAGGCCCTCGTCGTCCGCGGCGGCTGGGACGGGCACATGCCCGTCGAGACCACGAATTTCTTCATCCCGTTCCTCGAGGAGAACGGATTCGACGTGCGGGTGGAGGAGGGGACGCCGGTGTACGCCGACACCGCCTTCATGGACACCGTCGACCTCATCGTGCAGATCAACACGATGAACACCATCGAGAACGACGAGTTCCAGGGCCTGCAGCGGGCCGTCCTCGGCGGGGCGGGACTGGCCGGCTGGCACGGCGGCATCGCCGACTCGTACCGGAACAACGCCGACTACCTGCACATGATCGGCGGCCAGTTCGCCCACCACGCCGGCAAGGACCCGGCCGAGCGCACCGGCGAGCAGTCGGACAACTACATCCCGTACACCGTGCACATCACCGAGTACGGGAAGACCCATCCCATCACCGCGGGCATCGACGACTTCGACCTCGTCACCGAGCAGTACTGGGTGCTGAGCGACGAGTACAACGACGTGCTGGCGACCACGACGCAGGAGGTGCGGCCGTGGGATGCGTGGCACCGCCCGGTCACCGCGCCCGCGATCTGGACCCGGCAGTGGGGCGAGGGCCGCATCTTCGTCTCCGCCCCCGGCCACCGGCTGGAGATCGTGGAGTCGCAGCCCGTCCGCACCATCATCGAGCGGGGGCTGCTGTGGGCCGCCCGCTGA